In a genomic window of Phalacrocorax aristotelis chromosome 8, bGulAri2.1, whole genome shotgun sequence:
- the PDCD2L gene encoding programmed cell death protein 2-like isoform X2, translating to MRRGVSAGGRRREAGGTALLWRPGRRCCWVCVMPPCWGRAGAPGRAPPGPPTSWAAPRWKVLRSQYLQTREETRDSGVKQKQELNFAAKDWCDEADDWGACDGAESPACASLQMLGLNEVMSSILSSEVECASQFQQLRLSEVTDGSGSQNTHPPVSEGMVTATSSSAPVFQPFYISVVDEEDCTGFLDTDHADKLLKEYQQREGVDLEQLMSESFAGEGDNEKYEKSEVKSRDHTFHKFMKRISVCPEQILRYSWGGQPLFITCPPANINKGIPACSNCGSNRIFEFQLMPALVSMLQSDSDLSVEFGTAIVYTCERSCWPTNHQTPLEEFIFVQEDPDQQLFK from the exons ATGCGGCGGGGCGTGTCCGCCGGCGGCCGCCGTAGGGAGGCGGGCGGGACGGCGCTGCTATGGCGGCCAGGCCGCCGGTGCTGCTGGGTCTGCGTGATGCCGCCATGCTGGGGCCGTGCCGGGGCGCCGGGCAGGGCCCCGCCTGGGCCACCAACAAGCTGGGCGGCTCCGCG CTGGAAGGTGCTGCGCTCCCAGTATTTGCAGACACGAGAGGAAACGCGAGATTCCGGCGTGAAGCAG aagcaAGAATTGAACTTTGCTGCAAAGGATTGGTGTGATGAAGCAGATGACTGGGGAGCCTGTGATGGAGCAGAATCTCCTGCGTGTGCCTCCCTGCAAATGCTTGGCTTAAACGAAGTGATGAGCAGCATCTTGTCCAGCGAGGTGGAGTGTGCATCCCAGTTCCAACAGCTTCGCTTGTCTGAAGTTACGGATGGGTCAGGTTCCCAGAATACACATCCTCCAGTCAGCGAGGGAATGGTAACAGCCACATCTAGTTCAGCTCCTGTGTTCCAGCCCTTCTACATCAGTGTGGTGGATGAGGAAGACTGCACTGGTTTTCTTGATACAGATCATGCAGATAAGCTATTGAAGGAGTatcagcagagagaaggtgTTGATTTGGAACAGTTGATGTCAGAAAG ttttgCAGGTGAAGgtgataatgaaaaatatgagaAGAGTGAAGTCAAAAGCAGGGACCACACATTCCATAAATTTATGAAAAGAATATCTGTGTGTCCTGAACAGATTCTAAG ATACTCTTGGGGTGGCCAGCCTTTATTCATAACATGTCCTCCAGCCAACATTAACAAAGGTATTCCAGCCTGCAGTAACTGTGGAAGCAACAGAATATTTGAATTTCAACTCATGCCAGCGTTGGTCAGCATGCTCCAGAGCGATTCAG atCTGTCAGTGGAATTTGGAACTGCTATAGTGTACACATGTGAGAGAAGCTGTTGGCCAACAAATCACCAAACCCCTcttgaagaatttatttttgtacaaGAAGACCCAGATCagcaattatttaaataa
- the PDCD2L gene encoding programmed cell death protein 2-like isoform X1 produces MAARPPVLLGLRDAAMLGPCRGAGQGPAWATNKLGGSADWVPAVRPGCPCCGVCGGALAHLVQVYCPLEGAPAHRIANVFACAGRGCWGAPRSWKVLRSQYLQTREETRDSGVKQKQELNFAAKDWCDEADDWGACDGAESPACASLQMLGLNEVMSSILSSEVECASQFQQLRLSEVTDGSGSQNTHPPVSEGMVTATSSSAPVFQPFYISVVDEEDCTGFLDTDHADKLLKEYQQREGVDLEQLMSESFAGEGDNEKYEKSEVKSRDHTFHKFMKRISVCPEQILRYSWGGQPLFITCPPANINKGIPACSNCGSNRIFEFQLMPALVSMLQSDSDLSVEFGTAIVYTCERSCWPTNHQTPLEEFIFVQEDPDQQLFK; encoded by the exons ATGGCGGCCAGGCCGCCGGTGCTGCTGGGTCTGCGTGATGCCGCCATGCTGGGGCCGTGCCGGGGCGCCGGGCAGGGCCCCGCCTGGGCCACCAACAAGCTGGGCGGCTCCGCG GACTGGGTGCCCGCTGTGCGCCCCGGCTGTCCCTGCTGCGGGGTGTGCGGGGGCGCGCTGGCGCACCTGGTGCAGGTGTACTGCCCGCTGGAGGGGGCCCCCGCCCACCGCATCGCCAACGTCTTCGCCTGTGCCgggagggggtgctggggagcgcCCCGCAG CTGGAAGGTGCTGCGCTCCCAGTATTTGCAGACACGAGAGGAAACGCGAGATTCCGGCGTGAAGCAG aagcaAGAATTGAACTTTGCTGCAAAGGATTGGTGTGATGAAGCAGATGACTGGGGAGCCTGTGATGGAGCAGAATCTCCTGCGTGTGCCTCCCTGCAAATGCTTGGCTTAAACGAAGTGATGAGCAGCATCTTGTCCAGCGAGGTGGAGTGTGCATCCCAGTTCCAACAGCTTCGCTTGTCTGAAGTTACGGATGGGTCAGGTTCCCAGAATACACATCCTCCAGTCAGCGAGGGAATGGTAACAGCCACATCTAGTTCAGCTCCTGTGTTCCAGCCCTTCTACATCAGTGTGGTGGATGAGGAAGACTGCACTGGTTTTCTTGATACAGATCATGCAGATAAGCTATTGAAGGAGTatcagcagagagaaggtgTTGATTTGGAACAGTTGATGTCAGAAAG ttttgCAGGTGAAGgtgataatgaaaaatatgagaAGAGTGAAGTCAAAAGCAGGGACCACACATTCCATAAATTTATGAAAAGAATATCTGTGTGTCCTGAACAGATTCTAAG ATACTCTTGGGGTGGCCAGCCTTTATTCATAACATGTCCTCCAGCCAACATTAACAAAGGTATTCCAGCCTGCAGTAACTGTGGAAGCAACAGAATATTTGAATTTCAACTCATGCCAGCGTTGGTCAGCATGCTCCAGAGCGATTCAG atCTGTCAGTGGAATTTGGAACTGCTATAGTGTACACATGTGAGAGAAGCTGTTGGCCAACAAATCACCAAACCCCTcttgaagaatttatttttgtacaaGAAGACCCAGATCagcaattatttaaataa